One window from the genome of Fusobacterium russii ATCC 25533 encodes:
- the rpoB gene encoding DNA-directed RNA polymerase subunit beta: MSKLVERLNFGRIKNRGEMPHFLEFQLNSYEDFLQSKVSPNKRENKGFELAFREIFPIDSSNGDVRLEYIGYELHEAEYPLNDELECKKRGKTYSSSLKVRLRLINKKRGNEIQETLVYFGEVPKMTDRATFIINGAERVVVSQLHRSPGVSFSKEVNTQTGKDLFSGKIIPYKGTWLEFETDKNDFLSVKIDRKKKVLATVFLKAVDFFENNNEIKDFFFETATINLKEIYEKYSNETDEVLEALKTKFENCILKEDIIDEETGEYIAEAETVFDEATILKIIEAKIEELTYWDVKPEEKLIANTLLNDTTFTRDEAVTEIFKKLRPGDQVTVESARSLIRQMFFNPQRYDLEPVGRYKMNKRLKLNVKEDEILLTKEDVLATIKYVMVLNNGQQTAHTDDIDNLSNRRVRGVGELLLMQIKTGLTKMSKMVKEKMTTQDIETVTPQSLLNTRPLNALIQDFFGSGQLSQFMDQSNPLAELTHKRRISALGPGGLSRERAGFEVRDVHDSHYGRICPIETPEGPNIGLIGSLATYAKINKYGFIETPYVKVENGIANLDEIHYLAADEEEGLFIAQADTKLGKNNKLLGEVVCRYGHEIVEVSPDRVNYLDVSPKQVVSVSAGLIPFLEHDDANRALMGSNMQRQAVPLLKTEAPFIGTGIERKVAIDSGAVVTTKVSGTIVYVDAKKIVVEDENGKEHTYRLLNYERSNQSMCLHQSPLVNIGDEVKAGDIIADGPATKNGDLALGRNILMGFMPWEGYNYEDAILISDRLRKDDVFTSIHVEEYEIEARNTKLGDEEITREIPNVSESALRNLDEHGIIRIGSEVEPGDILVGKTAPKGETEPPAEEKLLRAIFGEKARDVRDTSLRMPHGSKGIVVEILELSRENGDELKAGVNKSIRVLVAEKRKITVGDKMSGRHGNKGVVSRVLPAEDMPFLEDGTHLDVILNPLGVPSRMNIGQVLEVHLGMAMRTLNGGTCISTPVFDGASEEEVKDYLEKQGFPRTGKVTLYDGRTGEKFDNKVTVGIMYMLKLHHLVEDKMHARAIGPYSLVTQQPLGGKAQFGGQRLGEMEVWALEAYGASNILQEMLTVKSDDITGRTKTYEAIIKGEAMPDSDLPESFKVLLKEFQALALDIELCDENDNVINVDEEVNTDENPTEYSPLSEMQEVYIEDEEMDDLDSFDD, translated from the coding sequence ATGAGCAAACTCGTTGAAAGATTAAATTTTGGAAGAATAAAAAATAGAGGAGAAATGCCTCATTTTTTAGAATTTCAATTAAATTCCTATGAAGATTTTTTACAATCTAAAGTTTCTCCAAATAAAAGAGAAAACAAGGGTTTTGAATTAGCATTTAGGGAAATATTTCCTATAGATTCTTCAAATGGAGATGTAAGATTAGAATATATAGGCTATGAATTACACGAGGCAGAATATCCATTAAATGATGAATTAGAGTGTAAAAAAAGAGGGAAAACATATTCAAGTTCTTTAAAAGTTAGATTAAGACTTATTAATAAAAAAAGAGGAAATGAAATACAAGAAACTTTAGTTTACTTTGGAGAAGTTCCTAAAATGACAGATAGAGCTACATTTATAATAAATGGAGCAGAAAGAGTTGTTGTTTCTCAACTACACAGGTCGCCTGGAGTATCTTTTAGCAAAGAGGTTAATACACAAACTGGAAAGGACTTATTCTCAGGAAAGATAATACCTTATAAAGGTACTTGGCTTGAATTTGAAACAGATAAAAATGATTTTCTTAGTGTTAAAATAGATAGAAAGAAAAAAGTCTTGGCAACAGTATTTCTAAAGGCTGTTGATTTCTTTGAGAATAATAATGAAATTAAAGATTTTTTCTTTGAAACAGCTACAATTAACTTAAAAGAAATTTATGAAAAATATTCTAACGAAACAGATGAAGTTCTGGAAGCATTAAAAACAAAATTTGAGAATTGTATTCTAAAAGAAGATATAATTGATGAAGAAACAGGAGAGTATATAGCAGAAGCAGAAACAGTATTTGATGAGGCTACAATTTTAAAAATAATTGAAGCGAAAATTGAAGAACTTACTTATTGGGATGTAAAACCAGAAGAAAAATTAATTGCTAATACTTTATTAAATGATACTACTTTTACTAGAGATGAGGCTGTTACTGAAATATTTAAAAAATTAAGACCGGGAGATCAAGTTACAGTTGAGTCGGCAAGAAGTTTAATAAGACAGATGTTCTTTAATCCACAAAGATATGATTTAGAACCAGTTGGTAGATACAAAATGAACAAGAGATTGAAGCTAAATGTTAAAGAAGATGAGATTCTTCTAACAAAAGAGGATGTTCTAGCCACTATAAAATATGTGATGGTTTTAAATAATGGGCAACAAACTGCTCATACTGACGATATAGATAATTTATCTAATAGACGTGTGAGAGGGGTAGGAGAGCTTCTTTTAATGCAAATAAAAACAGGCCTTACTAAAATGAGTAAGATGGTAAAAGAAAAAATGACTACTCAAGATATAGAAACTGTAACACCACAATCACTTTTAAATACAAGACCTTTAAATGCACTTATTCAAGATTTCTTTGGTTCAGGGCAATTATCTCAATTCATGGATCAATCAAATCCATTAGCAGAATTAACACATAAAAGAAGAATATCAGCTCTAGGTCCTGGTGGATTATCAAGAGAAAGAGCCGGATTTGAAGTAAGGGATGTACACGATTCACACTATGGAAGAATTTGTCCTATAGAAACTCCGGAAGGACCAAATATAGGCCTTATAGGTTCTCTTGCAACATATGCAAAAATAAATAAATATGGCTTTATTGAAACACCTTATGTAAAGGTAGAAAATGGAATAGCTAATTTAGACGAAATACATTATCTGGCAGCTGACGAAGAAGAAGGTCTATTTATAGCACAAGCAGATACTAAACTGGGCAAAAATAATAAGTTGTTGGGAGAAGTTGTCTGTAGATATGGGCATGAAATAGTTGAAGTAAGCCCTGATAGAGTAAATTATCTTGATGTATCTCCTAAACAGGTTGTATCAGTTTCAGCAGGGCTTATCCCTTTCCTAGAGCACGATGACGCAAACAGAGCTCTTATGGGATCGAATATGCAAAGACAAGCAGTACCTTTACTTAAAACAGAAGCTCCATTTATAGGGACAGGAATAGAAAGAAAAGTTGCTATTGACTCAGGAGCGGTTGTTACAACTAAAGTTAGCGGTACAATAGTTTATGTTGATGCAAAGAAAATTGTTGTTGAAGATGAAAATGGAAAAGAACATACATATAGATTATTAAATTATGAAAGATCAAACCAATCTATGTGTCTACATCAGTCGCCACTTGTTAATATAGGTGATGAAGTGAAAGCTGGAGATATAATAGCAGATGGACCGGCTACAAAAAATGGGGATCTGGCTTTGGGTAGAAATATACTTATGGGATTTATGCCATGGGAAGGATATAACTACGAAGATGCTATATTGATTTCTGATAGACTTAGAAAAGACGATGTTTTCACATCTATACATGTTGAAGAATATGAAATAGAGGCTAGAAATACTAAACTTGGTGATGAAGAGATAACGAGAGAAATTCCAAATGTATCAGAAAGTGCTCTTAGAAACCTTGATGAACATGGAATAATAAGGATAGGTTCAGAAGTTGAGCCGGGAGATATCTTAGTTGGAAAGACAGCACCAAAGGGAGAAACTGAACCGCCAGCTGAAGAAAAATTATTGAGAGCCATATTTGGTGAGAAAGCTAGAGATGTAAGGGATACTTCACTTAGAATGCCACATGGATCAAAGGGTATAGTAGTAGAAATCCTAGAGCTTTCAAGAGAAAATGGAGATGAGTTAAAAGCTGGAGTAAATAAATCTATAAGAGTTTTAGTAGCTGAAAAACGTAAAATAACTGTTGGAGATAAAATGTCAGGAAGACATGGTAATAAAGGTGTTGTTTCAAGAGTTTTACCAGCAGAGGATATGCCGTTTTTAGAAGATGGAACTCACTTAGATGTAATATTGAATCCACTTGGAGTACCTTCTCGTATGAACATAGGACAAGTCCTTGAAGTACATTTAGGTATGGCTATGAGAACTTTAAATGGTGGAACTTGTATTTCTACACCGGTTTTTGATGGAGCTTCAGAAGAGGAAGTAAAAGATTATCTTGAAAAACAAGGTTTTCCAAGAACTGGAAAAGTAACTCTTTATGATGGAAGAACTGGGGAGAAATTCGATAACAAAGTAACAGTTGGAATAATGTATATGTTAAAATTACACCATTTGGTTGAGGACAAAATGCATGCTAGAGCAATAGGACCTTATTCACTTGTTACACAGCAACCACTTGGAGGAAAGGCTCAGTTTGGTGGACAAAGACTTGGGGAAATGGAAGTTTGGGCTTTAGAAGCATATGGAGCTTCAAATATTTTACAAGAAATGTTGACTGTAAAGTCAGATGATATAACAGGAAGAACAAAAACGTATGAGGCTATCATAAAAGGTGAGGCAATGCCTGATTCTGATTTACCAGAGTCATTTAAGGTACTGCTAAAAGAATTCCAAGCATTGGCTCTTGATATAGAATTATGTGATGAAAATGATAATGTAATAAATGTAGATGAAGAAGTAAATACAGATGAAAATCCAACAGAATATTCACCTTTATCAGAAATGCAGGAAGTGTATATAGAAGATGAAGAAATGGATGACTTAGATAGTTTTGATGACTAA
- the rplL gene encoding 50S ribosomal protein L7/L12, with protein sequence MAFNKEQFIADLEAMTVLELKELVSALEEHFGVTAAAPVAVAAAGPVEAAEEKTEFDVVLKSAGANKIAVIKEVRAITGLGLKEAKDLVDNGGTIKEAAPKEEAEAIKEKLTAAGAEVEVK encoded by the coding sequence ATGGCATTTAATAAAGAACAATTTATAGCTGATTTAGAAGCTATGACAGTATTAGAATTAAAAGAATTAGTATCAGCATTAGAAGAACACTTTGGAGTAACTGCTGCTGCACCAGTAGCTGTAGCTGCTGCTGGACCAGTAGAAGCGGCTGAAGAAAAAACAGAATTTGATGTAGTTTTAAAATCAGCAGGAGCAAATAAAATAGCTGTAATTAAAGAAGTAAGAGCTATCACTGGATTAGGATTAAAAGAAGCTAAAGATTTAGTTGATAATGGTGGAACAATAAAAGAAGCAGCTCCAAAAGAAGAAGCTGAAGCAATAAAAGAAAAATTAACTGCAGCAGGAGCAGAAGTAGAAGTAAAATAA
- the rplJ gene encoding 50S ribosomal protein L10, translating into MATQVKKEAVAELVEKIKKAQSVVFVDYQGIKVNEETALRKQMRESGAEYLVAKNRLFKIALKESGVEDSFDEVLEGTTAFAFGYADPVAPAKAVFDLSKAKAKAKQDVFKIKGGYLTGKKVSVAEVEELAKLPSRDQLLSMLLNSMLGPVRKLAYATVAIADKKQAAE; encoded by the coding sequence ATGGCAACTCAAGTGAAAAAAGAAGCAGTAGCTGAATTAGTTGAAAAAATTAAGAAAGCTCAATCAGTTGTTTTTGTTGATTATCAAGGAATTAAAGTTAATGAAGAAACTGCATTAAGAAAGCAAATGAGAGAATCAGGTGCAGAGTATTTAGTAGCTAAAAATAGACTATTTAAAATTGCCCTTAAAGAATCAGGAGTTGAGGATAGTTTCGATGAAGTTTTAGAGGGGACAACAGCATTTGCATTTGGATATGCAGATCCAGTAGCTCCGGCAAAAGCTGTATTTGATCTTTCGAAGGCAAAGGCAAAAGCAAAACAAGATGTCTTCAAAATAAAAGGTGGTTATTTAACTGGTAAAAAAGTTAGTGTAGCAGAAGTTGAGGAATTAGCAAAATTACCTTCAAGAGATCAACTATTATCTATGTTACTAAATTCAATGTTAGGACCAGTAAGAAAACTAGCATACGCAACTGTAGCAATAGCAGATAAAAAACAAGCTGCTGAATAA
- the rplA gene encoding 50S ribosomal protein L1, giving the protein MAKHRGKKYLEIAKLVEVGKLYDIREALELVQKTKTAKFVETVEIALRLGVDPRHADQQIRGTVVLPHGTGKTVKILAITSGENIEKALAAGADYAGAEEYINQIQQGWLDFDLVIATPDMMPKIGRLGKILGTKGLMPNPKSGTVTPDIASAVSEFKKGKLAFRVDKLGSIHAPIGKVDFDLDKIEENFKAFMEQIVRLKPATSKGQYLRTVAVSLTMGPGVKMDPALVAKYVG; this is encoded by the coding sequence ATGGCAAAACATAGAGGTAAAAAATATTTAGAAATTGCTAAATTAGTGGAAGTTGGAAAACTTTATGATATAAGAGAAGCTTTAGAATTAGTACAAAAAACAAAAACTGCAAAATTTGTTGAAACAGTTGAAATAGCTTTAAGACTTGGTGTAGATCCAAGACATGCAGATCAACAAATTAGAGGAACAGTTGTTTTACCACATGGAACAGGAAAGACTGTAAAAATATTAGCAATAACTTCTGGTGAAAATATAGAAAAAGCTTTAGCTGCTGGAGCAGATTATGCAGGTGCTGAAGAGTATATAAATCAAATTCAACAAGGATGGTTGGATTTTGACTTAGTAATTGCTACTCCAGATATGATGCCTAAAATTGGAAGACTGGGGAAAATATTAGGAACTAAAGGTTTAATGCCTAACCCTAAATCTGGAACAGTTACTCCAGATATAGCGTCTGCAGTATCAGAATTTAAAAAAGGAAAATTAGCATTTAGAGTAGATAAATTAGGATCTATACATGCTCCAATAGGAAAAGTAGATTTTGATTTGGATAAAATAGAAGAAAACTTTAAAGCTTTTATGGAGCAAATAGTTAGACTAAAACCAGCTACATCAAAAGGTCAATATTTAAGAACTGTAGCAGTATCATTAACTATGGGACCAGGAGTAAAAATGGATCCTGCCCTAGTTGCAAAATATGTTGGATAA
- the rplK gene encoding 50S ribosomal protein L11, which yields MAKEVIHIIKLQLPAGKANPAPPVGPALGQHGVNIMEFCKAFNAKTQDKAGWIIPVEISVYSDRSFTFILKTPPASDLLKKAAGISSGAKNSKKEVAGKITTAKLKEIAETKMPDLNAGSVEAAMKILAGSARSMGIKIED from the coding sequence ATGGCAAAAGAAGTAATTCATATAATAAAACTACAATTACCGGCAGGAAAGGCAAACCCTGCTCCACCAGTTGGGCCAGCACTAGGTCAACATGGTGTAAATATAATGGAATTTTGTAAAGCATTTAATGCAAAAACTCAAGATAAAGCTGGATGGATAATACCTGTTGAAATTTCTGTTTACAGTGACAGATCTTTCACTTTTATTTTAAAAACCCCACCTGCATCAGATCTTTTAAAGAAAGCTGCTGGAATATCATCTGGAGCTAAAAATTCTAAAAAAGAAGTAGCTGGAAAAATAACTACTGCAAAATTAAAAGAAATAGCTGAAACAAAAATGCCTGATTTAAATGCAGGTTCAGTAGAAGCTGCTATGAAAATACTTGCAGGATCAGCAAGATCTATGGGAATAAAAATAGAAGACTAA
- the nusG gene encoding transcription termination/antitermination protein NusG, with product MSVENVRKWFMIHTYSGYEKKVKTDLEQKVETLGLGEIVSNILVPEEENIEIVRGKKKSVFRKLFPGYVMLEMEAAREENENGINFKVDPDVWYIIRNTNGVTGFVGVGSDPIPMEEHEVRNIFNIIGIKVPKENIQVDFAKGDYVKILNGAFGGQEGEVAEVDIEHRKVKVMVEIFGRMTPVEVDIIGVEKV from the coding sequence ATGAGTGTAGAAAATGTAAGAAAATGGTTTATGATTCATACTTACTCTGGATATGAAAAAAAGGTAAAAACTGACCTTGAACAAAAAGTTGAAACTTTAGGTTTAGGTGAAATAGTGAGTAATATACTAGTTCCCGAGGAAGAAAATATTGAAATTGTTAGAGGAAAAAAGAAGAGTGTTTTTAGAAAATTATTTCCTGGCTATGTAATGCTTGAGATGGAAGCTGCTAGAGAAGAAAATGAAAATGGAATTAACTTTAAAGTAGATCCTGATGTATGGTATATAATTAGAAATACCAACGGTGTAACTGGCTTTGTAGGTGTGGGATCGGACCCTATTCCAATGGAAGAACATGAAGTGAGAAATATATTCAATATAATAGGAATAAAAGTACCTAAGGAAAATATTCAAGTTGACTTCGCTAAAGGAGATTATGTAAAAATTTTAAATGGAGCTTTTGGCGGACAGGAAGGCGAAGTTGCTGAAGTTGATATAGAACACAGAAAAGTAAAAGTAATGGTTGAAATTTTTGGTAGAATGACACCAGTGGAAGTAGATATTATTGGTGTTGAGAAAGTGTAG
- the secE gene encoding preprotein translocase subunit SecE — MNLFQKVKMEYSKVEWPSKTEIIHSTAWVLTMTILISIYLGIFDILAVRALKVLEAFV; from the coding sequence ATGAACTTGTTTCAAAAAGTTAAGATGGAGTACTCAAAGGTTGAATGGCCTTCTAAAACAGAAATAATTCATTCGACTGCTTGGGTTTTAACTATGACTATTTTAATATCAATCTATCTTGGAATTTTTGATATCCTAGCCGTTAGAGCTTTAAAAGTTTTGGAGGCATTTGTATGA
- the rpmG gene encoding 50S ribosomal protein L33, with amino-acid sequence MRVQVILECTETKLRHYTTTKNKKTHPERLEMMKYNPVLKKHTLYKETKK; translated from the coding sequence ATGAGAGTACAAGTAATTTTGGAATGCACTGAAACTAAATTAAGACATTACACTACAACAAAAAATAAAAAGACTCATCCAGAGAGATTGGAAATGATGAAGTACAACCCTGTACTAAAGAAACATACTCTATACAAAGAGACAAAAAAATAA
- a CDS encoding PTS transporter subunit IIC: protein MKNFFIKSLNGMALGLFSSLITGLILKQIGSLFSINFLIQLGTLSQFLMGPAIGAGIAFALSSHPLIITASLITGAFGAGSINFVDSLATIRIGEPIGAYLSTVFAVFLVNKIAGKTKFDIILLPILTITIGCLIGKFLSPFISELIKNLGLIINKSTELNPILMGLTVSVIMGLLLTLPTSSAAIGISLGLSGLAAGAALTGCCCQMIGFAIISYDDNDIGTTLSIAFGTSMIQIPNIIKNPLIWLPATLSSAILGVLSTTIFKLETNSIASGMGTSGLVGQLSTFSLIGTSYILPMLILHFLLPSIISYFIYKFMKKRNYIKKGDLKL from the coding sequence ATGAAAAATTTTTTTATTAAAAGCCTTAATGGAATGGCTTTAGGGCTTTTTTCATCACTTATTACAGGATTAATTTTGAAACAAATTGGTTCTCTATTTTCTATTAATTTTCTAATTCAACTTGGTACTCTTTCCCAGTTCCTTATGGGGCCTGCAATAGGTGCCGGTATTGCTTTTGCATTGAGTTCTCATCCACTTATTATAACCGCCTCTCTTATAACAGGAGCTTTCGGTGCTGGAAGTATAAATTTTGTTGATTCTTTGGCTACAATACGTATAGGCGAGCCTATAGGTGCTTACCTTTCAACAGTTTTTGCAGTTTTTTTAGTAAATAAAATTGCAGGAAAAACAAAATTTGATATCATTTTACTTCCTATTCTTACAATAACAATTGGTTGTTTAATAGGGAAATTTTTATCTCCTTTTATTTCTGAGTTAATAAAGAATCTGGGACTTATTATAAATAAAAGTACAGAATTAAATCCAATTCTTATGGGTTTAACTGTTTCAGTTATTATGGGACTACTTTTAACTCTACCTACTAGTTCAGCAGCTATAGGAATATCTCTAGGCTTAAGCGGATTAGCTGCTGGAGCTGCTCTCACTGGTTGTTGCTGTCAAATGATAGGCTTCGCAATTATATCCTATGATGATAATGATATAGGTACGACTCTTTCTATAGCTTTTGGGACTTCAATGATACAAATTCCAAATATTATAAAAAATCCTCTTATCTGGTTGCCGGCAACTTTAAGTAGTGCTATACTTGGAGTTTTATCAACAACTATTTTTAAACTTGAAACTAATAGTATAGCATCTGGAATGGGGACAAGTGGATTGGTTGGACAACTATCAACATTTTCTTTGATTGGTACTTCATATATACTTCCTATGTTGATCCTTCATTTTTTATTACCAAGTATTATAAGTTATTTTATATACAAATTTATGAAAAAAAGAAATTACATAAAAAAAGGGGATTTAAAACTTTAA
- a CDS encoding Crp/Fnr family transcriptional regulator yields the protein MEEILKNCLIFKGLSLEEIKKILGEIRYDRKKYKNGVNIAFRGDKVEGLNVLLKGSVITEMLTKDGNVKKIEDLTEADILASAFIFGDNNSYPVDLIANGDVEILYINKNNFLKLLSLKGKILENFLNEISNKTQLLSSKIWSSFNNKTIGEKIYNFILNNQVKGEVTIKNLKALSESFGIARPSLSRVLSEYVNEGKLERIGRNKYKILDKDFFEI from the coding sequence ATGGAAGAAATATTAAAGAACTGTCTAATCTTTAAGGGACTTAGTTTGGAGGAAATTAAAAAGATTTTAGGGGAAATAAGATATGATAGAAAGAAATATAAAAATGGAGTAAACATAGCTTTTCGGGGAGATAAGGTTGAGGGATTAAATGTCTTGTTAAAAGGCTCTGTAATAACTGAAATGCTTACAAAAGATGGAAATGTTAAAAAAATAGAAGATTTAACGGAAGCTGATATTCTTGCCTCAGCTTTCATATTTGGAGATAATAACAGCTATCCTGTAGATTTGATAGCTAACGGAGATGTAGAAATACTATACATAAACAAAAATAATTTTTTGAAATTATTATCGCTCAAAGGTAAAATTTTGGAAAATTTTTTAAATGAAATTTCAAATAAAACACAACTTTTGAGTTCTAAAATTTGGAGTAGTTTTAATAATAAAACAATAGGAGAAAAAATTTATAATTTTATTCTTAACAATCAAGTGAAGGGTGAAGTTACAATAAAAAATTTAAAAGCATTATCAGAAAGTTTCGGTATAGCAAGACCTTCTCTTTCAAGAGTTTTGAGTGAGTATGTCAATGAGGGAAAACTTGAGAGAATAGGTAGAAATAAATATAAAATTTTGGATAAAGATTTTTTTGAAATTTAA
- a CDS encoding deoxycytidylate deaminase, with the protein MRKNYINWDDYFMGLALLSAMRSKDPNTQVGACIVNADKRVVGIGYNGLPRGCEDNDFPWEREGDFLETKYPYVCHAELNAILNSIKSLDGCTMYVALFPCNECTKAIIQSGIKEIVYLSDKYNGTDANKASKKMLDAAEVKYRKLETERKEIILNFCVE; encoded by the coding sequence ATGAGAAAAAATTATATAAATTGGGATGATTACTTTATGGGGCTGGCTCTTTTATCTGCGATGAGAAGTAAAGATCCCAATACACAGGTTGGGGCTTGCATAGTAAATGCTGATAAAAGAGTAGTAGGTATAGGTTATAATGGACTTCCTAGAGGTTGTGAGGACAATGATTTCCCTTGGGAAAGAGAGGGAGATTTTTTAGAAACTAAATATCCCTATGTGTGTCATGCTGAATTGAATGCAATTTTGAACAGCATAAAGTCTTTGGATGGCTGCACCATGTATGTAGCACTTTTTCCTTGTAATGAATGTACAAAGGCAATAATACAAAGTGGTATTAAGGAGATAGTTTATTTGTCGGATAAGTATAATGGGACAGACGCAAATAAAGCATCTAAGAAAATGTTAGACGCAGCAGAGGTTAAATATAGAAAATTAGAAACAGAGAGAAAAGAAATTATTTTAAATTTCTGTGTTGAGTAG
- a CDS encoding 5'-nucleotidase, lipoprotein e(P4) family, which translates to MKKIFLCLSLLTAVACTNMKEVKQEDKISLTYEVLRSEQNVMSTNWFQTSGEAKALFIQGYNIATQKLKEHLKKPSAKPYSIVLDLDETVLDNSAYSAENIKKGQNWSKESWNEWVNMVAADVLPGAKDFLEFANKNKVEIYYISDRYEEHLDATIENLKKLGLPVQSRAHVLLKEKNDKSGKVNRRDYVKNHTNLIMLFGDNLSDFEEFSKKSIEDRNKKVEELSKEFGDKFIVFPNPMYGAFETAIYGGKFGDARSLINARKAVLKAYEDINK; encoded by the coding sequence ATGAAAAAAATTTTTTTATGTCTTAGTTTGCTAACAGCAGTAGCATGTACTAATATGAAAGAGGTAAAGCAAGAAGATAAAATTTCTTTAACATATGAAGTACTTCGTTCAGAACAAAATGTAATGTCAACTAATTGGTTTCAAACTTCAGGAGAAGCTAAGGCACTATTTATACAAGGCTATAATATTGCAACTCAAAAATTAAAAGAACATTTGAAGAAACCTAGTGCAAAACCTTATTCTATAGTTTTAGACCTAGATGAAACAGTTCTTGATAATAGTGCTTATTCAGCAGAAAATATAAAAAAAGGACAAAATTGGTCCAAAGAAAGCTGGAATGAATGGGTAAATATGGTAGCAGCAGATGTGCTTCCTGGTGCTAAAGACTTCTTAGAATTTGCAAATAAGAATAAGGTTGAAATATACTATATTTCAGATAGATATGAAGAACATTTGGATGCAACTATAGAGAACTTAAAAAAATTAGGTCTACCTGTACAAAGTAGAGCTCATGTGCTATTAAAGGAAAAGAACGATAAAAGTGGAAAAGTTAATCGTAGGGATTATGTTAAAAATCATACTAATTTAATTATGCTTTTTGGTGATAATTTATCAGATTTTGAAGAATTTTCAAAAAAATCTATTGAAGATAGAAATAAAAAAGTTGAAGAATTATCAAAAGAATTTGGTGATAAATTTATAGTATTTCCCAATCCTATGTATGGAGCTTTTGAAACGGCCATCTATGGTGGGAAATTTGGAGATGCAAGAAGCTTAATAAATGCAAGAAAAGCTGTGTTAAAGGCTTATGAAGATATTAACAAGTAG